The Candidatus Abyssobacteria bacterium SURF_5 region TCGCGATGATCGAGCCCGGTGTGCGGTTTGGGCAGTTGCAGGATGCCCTGCGCGCCGAGGGGCTTCGCTTGCCGATGCCGCTTTGTCCGCGCTCGACGAAATCCGTTGTTGGCAGTTGCCTCGAACGCGAGCCGCACATCATGCCTAGGTACCACCTCGACCATTCGGATCCGTTGCTTTGCAATGAAGTTGTGTTCGGAACCGGGGACATCTTCCGCACGGGCGAGGCCGGCGGGCCGGGCAGCATCGAGGAGCAGCAGGCGGCGGGAAGGCGTCAGAAGATCGCCATGGGCATCCAGATGAACGTCAACCGAATCCTGCAGGGATCGCAAGGCGCATTTGGGGTGGTAACCTGGTCGACCGTCAGATGCGAGGTGCTTCCGAAACGGCAAAAGCCGTTTCTTGCGGCGGGCGCCGATTTACCGAAACTGATGGACCTGGCGTATTGGCTTGTGCGGCTGCGGCTCGGCGACGAAATCTTCATTCTCAATAACGTGAACTTTGCGCTCCTGTTCGGAGGAGACAGGAACATCAGGCAGTTGCAGGAGACGCTGCCGCGATGGATTCTGTTTTTCTGCCTTTCCGGTCTGGAATATTTTCCTGAGGAGCGGATCGAGCAGCAGGAAAAGGACATGGCCGAAATCGCCAAGAACCTTGGCGTCCCGATAGCCGAGTCTGTTTGCGGAATCTCCGCCAGGGAAGTCCTCTCGATCGCAACCGCCCCATCTCATGAGCCGTACTGGAAACTGGAGTGGGGCGGCGGGTGCCAGGACCTGCCGTTCATTTGTTCCTTCGAGCAGGCGCCGGCGCTCGTGCAGGTGATGCGGGATGCCGCCGCCGCAGACAATTTTCCACTGGATGACCTGGGAATATACATCCAGCCTGTGTGCCAGGGACACGGACATCACGTCGAATTCAGCCTCTTCCATGAGGCGGGAAATCAGCGCAAACGAGAAAAAACGAAGGCGCTGTATCTTTCTGCCGCAAGAGCATTGATGGAAAGTGGGGCGTTCTTTTCGCGCCCGTATGATTTGCTTGCGGACATGGTATTCAATCGAGACGCCGCTTCGCGGGACGCGCTGCGCAAGCTGAAGAACATCTTCGACCCGCACAATATCCTGAATCCCGGAAAACTTTGTTTTTAGGAGGCTCGAGAGATGGCCTTGCAA contains the following coding sequences:
- a CDS encoding FAD-binding oxidoreductase, with protein sequence METEKLVELLGAEHVSDAPDALADYAKDHSFAPVREPWSVVRPHSLEQVQEVIKYAAAAKTPLVPVSSGPPRFRGDTVPSYGGIMLDMSGMNRIRMIDRKDRVAMIEPGVRFGQLQDALRAEGLRLPMPLCPRSTKSVVGSCLEREPHIMPRYHLDHSDPLLCNEVVFGTGDIFRTGEAGGPGSIEEQQAAGRRQKIAMGIQMNVNRILQGSQGAFGVVTWSTVRCEVLPKRQKPFLAAGADLPKLMDLAYWLVRLRLGDEIFILNNVNFALLFGGDRNIRQLQETLPRWILFFCLSGLEYFPEERIEQQEKDMAEIAKNLGVPIAESVCGISAREVLSIATAPSHEPYWKLEWGGGCQDLPFICSFEQAPALVQVMRDAAAADNFPLDDLGIYIQPVCQGHGHHVEFSLFHEAGNQRKREKTKALYLSAARALMESGAFFSRPYDLLADMVFNRDAASRDALRKLKNIFDPHNILNPGKLCF